A window of Prolixibacter sp. SD074 contains these coding sequences:
- a CDS encoding histidine kinase, whose translation MLYEKIICTYRRLVNPHFLFNTLNNLYGLAWSKSDLVPQMVLGLPDAMRYLIYETEQKLVPVEKELNIWDEKERFFLFVKIVTGKIKKPEKRKLLGLDW comes from the coding sequence TTGCTTTATGAAAAAATTATTTGTACATATCGGCGTTTGGTTAACCCGCATTTCCTTTTCAATACCCTGAACAACCTGTACGGGTTGGCCTGGTCCAAATCCGACCTGGTCCCGCAAATGGTACTGGGGCTCCCGGACGCGATGCGCTACCTGATTTATGAGACCGAGCAAAAATTAGTGCCGGTGGAAAAAGAACTAAATATCTGGGATGAAAAAGAGCGCTTCTTTTTGTTTGTTAAAATAGTTACCGGAAAGATAAAAAAGCCGGAAAAACGAAAGCTTCTGGGCTTGGACTGGTAA
- a CDS encoding lysine exporter LysO family protein, giving the protein MKGSIIILSFFALGLILGITHSLPAVLLKTDFSMYALYILMFLVGIGIGADRKSWKVIRTINVKIFLVPLGVMVGTAIGVTIVSLFLPNLSIREAMAVGAGYGYYSLSSIFITQMHGETLGVMALLSNIIREVATLLLTPVFVKYFGKLAGIMSGGATAMDTTLPIITRYSGKDYAIISLVSGIVLTILVPVIITFILHTSL; this is encoded by the coding sequence ATGAAAGGCAGTATTATCATTCTCTCTTTCTTTGCCCTGGGGCTTATTCTGGGTATTACACATTCCTTGCCAGCCGTCCTGCTGAAGACCGATTTCAGCATGTATGCGTTGTACATACTCATGTTTCTGGTGGGAATCGGTATCGGAGCCGATCGAAAATCGTGGAAAGTTATCCGGACTATCAATGTCAAAATCTTTCTGGTGCCCCTGGGAGTTATGGTAGGAACGGCCATTGGTGTTACCATTGTTTCCCTGTTCCTCCCAAATTTGTCTATCAGAGAAGCGATGGCCGTTGGAGCCGGCTACGGTTATTACAGCCTGTCCAGCATTTTTATTACACAAATGCACGGAGAAACGCTTGGCGTAATGGCCTTGCTGTCGAATATTATCCGCGAAGTTGCCACGCTGTTGCTGACTCCTGTCTTTGTAAAGTATTTTGGAAAACTCGCCGGAATCATGAGTGGGGGCGCCACAGCCATGGATACAACCCTGCCCATTATCACCCGTTACTCGGGAAAAGATTATGCGATTATCTCGCTTGTCAGCGGAATTGTATTGACAATCCTGGTACCTGTCATCATCACATTCATCCTACACACCAGCCTATAA
- a CDS encoding leucine-rich repeat domain-containing protein, translating into MKLIFTLIFSLATLFAYGQEKRPGIFYGDAQYGADHYILDLSWEGLHNFPVQALSPTIRVLILDHNNLKEIPNNITAMKNLRTLSLRDNDLQSVNKVLDLCDNLEELYLSNNPNLTELPYTLSNCKKLKIIDVSNTGIRQPPAWLRGMKQLYYFKYTKIVTGDKKK; encoded by the coding sequence ATGAAGCTGATCTTTACGTTAATTTTTAGCCTGGCAACTTTGTTTGCCTATGGGCAGGAGAAACGACCGGGTATATTTTACGGAGATGCCCAATATGGCGCCGATCACTATATTCTGGATTTAAGTTGGGAAGGATTACACAATTTTCCGGTTCAGGCGCTTTCGCCTACTATTCGCGTGTTGATTCTTGATCACAATAATTTGAAGGAAATTCCAAATAACATTACAGCGATGAAAAACTTGCGGACTTTATCGTTGAGGGATAATGATCTGCAATCAGTTAACAAGGTGCTGGATTTGTGTGATAACCTGGAAGAGTTGTATTTGAGCAATAATCCAAATCTGACGGAATTACCTTACACACTTTCCAACTGTAAAAAGTTGAAAATAATTGATGTCAGCAATACCGGAATTCGTCAGCCGCCGGCCTGGTTGAGGGGAATGAAACAACTTTATTATTTTAAATACACCAAGATTGTGACCGGGGACAAAAAGAAGTAG
- a CDS encoding alpha-L-rhamnosidase C-terminal domain-containing protein, translating to MKWILTILIWSSVCITGLGQEVALNKINPSLLSKPWSAHWISHPTASPTEYGVFHFRKSFDLTDVPEKFVVHISGDNRYRFFVNGQTVCEGPSRGDIEHWHFEPADIAPYLRKGKNVLAAEVWNFGLKRPVAQFSLMTAFILQGNSSKEEMVNTNSSWKVMQDTAYRPGEDPGKLLHAYIVVGPTDVVDGSEYPWGWENVDYDDSVWKQASQLNNGQPKGIGTETSWTLTPRQIPFMENKMERMKSVRRSEGINLTDNWLQGKAPLTIPANREVSILIDNGVLTTAYPELHVTNGKGATVKISYAEALFDANGQKGNRNNIDGKKLIGYTDVFLPDGGTNRMFRPLWFRTYRYIRMDIQTADEPLTINDFYGMFTAYPLVEKAKFASSDSTLQQIWNVGWRTARLCANETYFDCPYYEQLQYVGDTRIQALISLYVSGDDRLVRKAIKLFNDSRFSEGLTRSRYPSYLPQIIPPYSLFWVDMVNDYRMLRNDPGFVRSNLWGIENVMHWFEQRIDPKTGLLGKVEYWNFVDWAKEWAWSSETQMGGVPAGGFRGQSAMLTLQFAYSAQHAAEIFKQFDDTCLAQKYQILADNLVKAVKENCRDESKGYFSDAPEKKEFSMHTNIFAVLTGAVDKRNAKDFVRRMMNDTSLVQPTMYFRFYLTRAMKKAGLADEYLNTLGLWRDMLTKGLTTFAEKPDPTRSDCHAWSASPGYDLLATVAGIEPSSPGFKTVKIEPALGPLQFIKGNFPHPEGMIEFDLKRKGTNGITGRIILPANLTGIFRWNGEKRLLHSGSQEINL from the coding sequence ATGAAATGGATACTGACCATCCTGATTTGGAGCAGTGTATGCATAACTGGCTTAGGTCAGGAAGTTGCCCTGAATAAGATAAACCCTTCGTTATTAAGTAAACCATGGAGCGCCCATTGGATAAGTCATCCAACGGCTTCCCCAACGGAATATGGCGTATTTCATTTCCGAAAAAGTTTTGATTTGACCGATGTCCCGGAGAAATTCGTCGTGCATATTTCTGGTGACAACCGGTATCGTTTTTTTGTAAACGGGCAAACCGTTTGCGAAGGCCCTTCGCGTGGAGACATCGAACACTGGCATTTTGAACCGGCCGACATTGCTCCCTATCTCCGGAAAGGAAAGAATGTGCTGGCAGCCGAAGTTTGGAATTTCGGATTGAAACGGCCGGTAGCACAGTTTTCGTTAATGACAGCTTTCATTCTACAGGGAAATTCATCGAAAGAAGAAATGGTGAATACTAATTCATCCTGGAAAGTCATGCAGGATACTGCATATCGTCCGGGAGAAGATCCGGGGAAATTGCTTCATGCATATATCGTAGTAGGCCCAACCGATGTGGTCGATGGTTCGGAATATCCCTGGGGATGGGAGAACGTTGATTACGACGATTCGGTTTGGAAACAAGCTAGCCAACTGAACAATGGTCAGCCGAAAGGAATCGGAACAGAAACATCCTGGACGTTGACCCCGCGGCAAATTCCTTTCATGGAGAATAAGATGGAACGGATGAAATCTGTCCGGAGAAGTGAAGGAATTAATTTAACCGATAATTGGCTTCAGGGAAAAGCTCCGTTAACTATTCCGGCCAACAGGGAAGTTTCCATTTTGATTGATAATGGTGTTTTGACGACCGCTTATCCCGAATTGCACGTTACAAACGGGAAAGGAGCTACCGTGAAAATCAGTTACGCGGAAGCGCTATTTGATGCAAATGGACAGAAAGGAAACCGCAATAACATTGACGGAAAAAAGCTTATCGGCTATACCGACGTTTTTCTGCCGGACGGCGGAACGAACCGCATGTTCCGGCCATTGTGGTTCCGAACGTACCGGTACATCCGAATGGATATTCAAACAGCTGATGAGCCGCTAACTATCAACGACTTTTATGGAATGTTTACGGCCTATCCGTTGGTGGAGAAAGCAAAATTCGCATCCAGTGATTCGACCCTGCAGCAAATTTGGAACGTAGGTTGGCGAACAGCCCGTTTGTGTGCTAATGAAACTTATTTCGATTGTCCGTACTACGAACAGCTGCAGTATGTGGGCGATACGCGTATACAGGCGTTGATTTCACTTTACGTGTCGGGCGATGATCGATTGGTGCGCAAAGCCATTAAACTGTTTAACGATTCCCGTTTTTCGGAAGGACTGACCAGAAGCCGGTATCCGTCCTATTTACCGCAAATCATACCTCCCTATTCGCTGTTTTGGGTGGATATGGTGAATGATTACCGGATGCTTCGCAATGATCCGGGGTTTGTTCGAAGTAATCTTTGGGGAATTGAAAATGTGATGCATTGGTTTGAACAACGCATCGATCCGAAAACGGGTTTATTGGGGAAAGTTGAATACTGGAATTTTGTTGATTGGGCCAAAGAATGGGCCTGGAGCAGCGAGACGCAAATGGGAGGTGTCCCGGCCGGTGGATTTCGTGGTCAAAGTGCCATGTTGACGTTGCAATTTGCCTATAGTGCACAACATGCCGCTGAAATCTTTAAACAATTTGACGATACTTGTCTTGCCCAAAAATATCAGATATTGGCTGATAACCTGGTAAAGGCTGTTAAGGAAAATTGCCGGGACGAATCGAAAGGATACTTTTCGGATGCACCGGAAAAGAAGGAGTTCAGCATGCACACGAATATATTTGCTGTACTAACGGGAGCAGTGGATAAGCGCAATGCGAAGGATTTTGTTAGGAGAATGATGAATGACACTTCGCTAGTCCAGCCAACAATGTATTTTCGGTTTTATCTTACCCGGGCCATGAAAAAGGCAGGTTTGGCTGATGAATACCTGAATACCCTTGGGCTTTGGCGGGATATGCTGACGAAAGGATTAACCACGTTTGCAGAGAAGCCTGATCCGACACGCTCTGATTGTCATGCCTGGAGCGCAAGCCCCGGCTATGATTTATTGGCTACAGTTGCCGGCATTGAGCCATCTTCGCCCGGTTTTAAAACGGTGAAGATAGAACCGGCGCTTGGTCCATTGCAATTTATAAAAGGCAACTTTCCGCATCCGGAAGGAATGATTGAATTTGACTTGAAACGTAAAGGGACGAATGGAATTACGGGACGAATAATCTTGCCGGCAAATCTTACGGGTATTTTCCGTTGGAATGGTGAAAAACGTCTATTGCATTCTGGAAGTCAGGAAATTAATTTGTAG
- a CDS encoding M43 family zinc metalloprotease, protein MAFDSLRRVEYSLPSLEDFEDWLNEKMTQDTRLKSDQVYRIPVIVHVVHNGENPGEGANISYEQVVSQIQVLNEDFRRMQGTRGYNDDPAGADTGIEFHLAEYGPDGEVLGEPGIDRLYGGRDSWPSSPLRNPIETELKPSTIWDPDRYFNIWTVNFGGFVSRNLLGYAQFPDMSGLDGLSGTNGSASTDGVVIGYQYFGSSDKGDFPDLYAPFDLGRTTTHEVGHWLGLRHIWGDGDCSVDDYCSDTPNAAEPNYGCPEGKISCNSIDMINNYLDYTDDTCMDIFTNCQKERMLTVLGNSPRRKELVENTGTSVSTREMETKINVYVNQLTKTLYVEFPQPVDNVSLRILNIDGRLVVGEKQLNSSMNNVNVSQIKPGIYIVVLNDEESKIFSSKIIIQ, encoded by the coding sequence ATGGCCTTCGACAGTTTAAGAAGGGTTGAATATTCTCTCCCATCACTGGAAGATTTTGAAGATTGGTTGAATGAAAAGATGACTCAGGATACCAGGTTGAAATCTGATCAGGTATATCGCATACCGGTTATTGTGCATGTGGTACATAACGGTGAAAATCCGGGAGAAGGAGCTAATATTAGCTATGAACAGGTTGTGTCCCAGATTCAGGTATTAAATGAAGATTTCAGAAGGATGCAGGGAACCCGTGGTTACAATGACGACCCGGCAGGCGCAGATACAGGGATAGAATTTCACCTTGCCGAATACGGCCCCGATGGAGAAGTTTTGGGGGAACCGGGTATCGACCGTCTATATGGCGGGAGGGATTCCTGGCCGTCGAGCCCCCTCCGTAATCCTATAGAAACCGAACTCAAACCTTCTACTATTTGGGACCCTGATAGGTATTTCAATATCTGGACTGTTAATTTCGGTGGGTTTGTTTCAAGAAACCTGTTGGGCTACGCACAATTCCCGGATATGTCGGGACTGGATGGACTTTCTGGGACAAACGGAAGTGCTTCAACGGATGGCGTGGTAATAGGATACCAATATTTCGGGAGCAGTGATAAGGGCGATTTTCCCGACCTTTATGCCCCTTTCGACCTGGGCAGGACAACCACGCACGAAGTTGGCCATTGGCTGGGGCTTCGTCATATCTGGGGCGATGGTGATTGTTCTGTTGATGATTATTGCAGTGATACACCAAATGCGGCGGAACCAAATTACGGATGTCCGGAAGGCAAAATTTCTTGTAATTCCATAGATATGATTAACAATTACCTCGACTATACAGATGATACCTGCATGGATATTTTCACAAATTGTCAGAAAGAAAGGATGCTTACTGTTCTGGGAAACAGTCCCCGGAGAAAAGAATTAGTCGAAAATACCGGCACATCCGTTTCAACAAGGGAGATGGAAACTAAAATAAATGTATATGTGAACCAGTTAACTAAAACGTTGTATGTCGAATTTCCTCAGCCTGTGGATAATGTATCGCTCAGGATCCTCAATATTGACGGAAGGCTGGTAGTTGGTGAAAAACAGTTAAATTCGTCAATGAACAACGTGAATGTAAGTCAAATTAAACCGGGCATTTACATTGTGGTACTAAACGATGAGGAATCAAAAATCTTCTCTTCAAAAATAATCATACAATGA
- a CDS encoding alpha/beta hydrolase family protein: MSMKKLLLLLVLLSFQVAAFAQQGTVLESLSMKSDLLKRDVKYSIYLPPGYDDSQRDYPVLYLLHGYSDDETGWVQFGEVDRIADDAIDSGSSSPMIIVMPDAKVTWYCNDYQGKDPYEDMFIKEFVPFIESQYRIRSKKEFRAVAGLSMGGYGALMYAMKYNDLFSSCVAFSSGTMTDKEIVDMPDKNYNMFFGDIFGKNLEGQGRITKNWIEHSPLHLAKDIPVEKLRSVRFYVDCGDDDFLYKGNSALHVLLRDLKIPHEYRVRDGSHSWTYWRTGLPAGLKFISESFRR; this comes from the coding sequence ATGTCAATGAAAAAGTTGTTGCTATTACTTGTGTTGCTGTCATTTCAGGTTGCTGCATTTGCTCAGCAAGGCACGGTACTGGAGAGCCTTTCCATGAAAAGCGATCTCCTGAAACGCGATGTGAAGTATTCCATTTACCTGCCACCGGGTTACGATGATTCGCAGCGGGATTATCCAGTTCTTTATCTTTTACACGGTTATTCCGATGATGAGACTGGCTGGGTTCAGTTTGGTGAGGTGGACCGGATAGCCGATGATGCCATTGACAGCGGTTCGAGTTCGCCCATGATCATCGTGATGCCGGATGCTAAAGTAACCTGGTATTGCAACGACTATCAGGGGAAAGATCCGTACGAGGATATGTTCATTAAAGAGTTTGTCCCGTTTATCGAGTCACAATACCGCATTCGCTCGAAGAAAGAGTTTCGGGCTGTTGCCGGATTATCGATGGGTGGCTATGGTGCATTGATGTACGCCATGAAGTATAACGATTTGTTTTCTTCCTGTGTTGCCTTTTCTTCCGGAACGATGACTGACAAGGAAATTGTCGATATGCCTGATAAGAATTACAACATGTTTTTTGGCGATATTTTTGGTAAAAATCTGGAAGGCCAAGGCCGTATCACAAAGAACTGGATCGAACATAGTCCGCTGCATTTGGCCAAGGATATCCCGGTTGAAAAACTTCGTTCCGTCAGGTTTTACGTCGATTGTGGCGATGATGATTTCCTGTATAAGGGAAATTCGGCGTTGCACGTATTATTGCGCGACTTGAAAATTCCTCACGAATACAGGGTCCGTGATGGCTCACACAGTTGGACCTATTGGCGCACCGGTTTGCCAGCCGGACTTAAGTTTATTAGTGAATCGTTCCGTCGGTAA
- a CDS encoding LysO family transporter: MITVLLLMGAGILAGVWLGKFPLVMKINDKLISWAIYLLLFLLGIGVGTNKMVIQSLDSIGLQALLLTIGALAGSIAMGWIIYRVFFHLNNN; encoded by the coding sequence ATGATTACCGTTTTACTACTAATGGGGGCCGGCATTCTTGCCGGAGTGTGGCTGGGAAAATTTCCGCTGGTAATGAAAATCAATGACAAGCTCATCTCATGGGCCATCTATCTGTTGTTGTTTTTACTCGGAATCGGTGTGGGAACCAACAAAATGGTTATCCAAAGCCTCGATTCGATTGGTTTACAAGCTTTGCTTTTAACCATCGGTGCGTTGGCAGGAAGCATTGCGATGGGATGGATTATCTATCGTGTATTTTTTCACCTGAATAACAACTAA
- a CDS encoding LytTR family DNA-binding domain-containing protein → MRVLIIEDEIPAQRLLVDLLNSMKRDIEIAGCLGSVRESVKWFKQNSHPEIVLLDIQLSDGVSFDIMKEVNIESLIIFVTAYDEYAIRAFKVNSLDYLLKPVEVHELEEAFQKYDNYGLKFIQTKNLDTNYEELISVIKNSLPGYRKRFLIRSNESWFQVPVEEIAYFYSLQKITFAVTFKKREYPVDFSLENLKEQLDPDVFFKINRQFIVNLNAISRVHSWFQGKLVLEINPSPMEKPVVGKDKVAAFKRWMDR, encoded by the coding sequence ATGAGAGTATTAATTATAGAAGATGAAATTCCTGCCCAAAGGTTACTGGTCGATTTACTGAATAGTATGAAACGGGATATTGAAATTGCAGGCTGTTTGGGCAGTGTCCGGGAATCGGTAAAATGGTTTAAACAAAATTCGCACCCGGAAATTGTTTTACTCGACATTCAGCTCTCGGATGGGGTGAGCTTCGATATCATGAAGGAAGTGAACATCGAAAGCCTGATTATTTTTGTGACGGCCTACGACGAATACGCCATCCGGGCTTTTAAAGTAAACAGCCTCGATTACCTGCTCAAACCGGTTGAAGTACATGAACTGGAGGAAGCTTTTCAGAAATACGACAACTACGGCCTAAAGTTTATACAGACAAAGAACCTGGACACCAACTACGAAGAACTGATTTCAGTGATTAAAAATTCCCTTCCCGGGTACCGAAAACGGTTTCTAATCCGGTCAAATGAAAGCTGGTTCCAGGTGCCGGTAGAAGAGATAGCCTATTTTTACAGCCTCCAAAAAATCACCTTCGCGGTTACTTTCAAGAAAAGGGAGTATCCTGTTGATTTTTCCCTCGAAAACCTGAAAGAGCAACTTGATCCCGATGTTTTTTTTAAAATAAACCGTCAGTTTATCGTTAACCTGAATGCGATTTCCCGTGTGCATTCCTGGTTTCAGGGCAAACTGGTACTTGAGATTAACCCTTCCCCAATGGAAAAACCCGTGGTAGGTAAGGACAAGGTAGCAGCTTTTAAGCGGTGGATGGACCGGTAA
- a CDS encoding tetratricopeptide repeat protein, producing the protein MKVNRATGLYFFLFLMMGWQMLFANGKVKNDLPGQTDNSTLTDRDKIDMLLNSCEENIFSDPQTVRLQLRGILSYATRVGYEKGIADAKQYYGILSQQDGDLNQAMSLYQEALVIYERIDDERGAAHAHNNIGGIYHRQGKYVKALQNYQVSLNYYDSNHIIHPLITTLTNIASTYITIGLIDNAKEYNQRALDLAKKNGFKDKLAASLVNMGVISSNRHKLVDAKQYYTKALNVYKELDNQRGIANCLMNIGVILQKQGEMPLAFEHALQAMALYKEMNDHSRISQCVNNIGVILDKTGSYEKAISFYAAALNIIGDMGVNNEVARIYKNLSKAYAGLENYKKAFYYHEKYKAYSDSVLNLAKSQQIAELQTKYETQKKEQLIELQQAKLEREKFLGNTLLGLTISILLVAALIIYAYVQKRLDNEKITQQNTAIARQNEMLEMQKNTLEELNQTKDKLFSVIGHDLRGPIANMRSIFDMVLEDEFTDRKELFDVMKVLRDKTCDTHNLLENLLYWSRSQQGRITPNQGVVDLTGLVEESLDLIKADAKVKGIDLEINMGEAVLSYCDADMIALVLRNLLSNAIKFTPSGGRIVLKIEQGNKHIKVSVSDTGIGIPKENIPRLFDKSTYFTTYGTNNEKGSGLGLNLCSEFVGANNGSIWVDSQLGKGSEFYFTLPLAGSRQLADKQLSGA; encoded by the coding sequence ATGAAGGTGAACCGGGCAACAGGTCTGTATTTTTTTCTCTTCCTGATGATGGGATGGCAGATGCTTTTCGCCAACGGTAAAGTGAAAAATGATTTACCCGGGCAGACGGATAACTCGACATTGACTGACCGGGATAAAATTGATATGTTGCTGAACTCGTGTGAGGAGAATATATTTTCCGATCCACAAACCGTAAGATTGCAGCTTCGCGGGATTTTGAGCTATGCCACCCGTGTTGGATATGAAAAAGGGATTGCCGATGCGAAACAATACTATGGGATTTTATCTCAGCAAGATGGCGATTTAAATCAGGCGATGTCTTTATATCAGGAGGCATTAGTGATTTATGAAAGAATAGATGATGAGCGTGGTGCGGCACATGCGCATAATAACATTGGAGGTATTTATCACCGGCAGGGAAAATATGTAAAAGCACTTCAAAATTACCAGGTTTCCCTGAATTATTACGATTCCAATCATATTATTCACCCACTAATAACAACACTGACGAATATTGCCAGCACTTATATTACAATTGGGCTGATCGATAATGCGAAGGAATATAATCAGCGAGCATTGGATTTGGCTAAAAAAAATGGCTTTAAAGATAAATTAGCTGCCAGTCTGGTCAATATGGGAGTTATATCATCGAATCGGCATAAGCTGGTCGACGCCAAACAATATTACACAAAGGCACTCAATGTTTATAAAGAACTGGATAACCAGCGAGGAATTGCTAACTGCTTGATGAATATTGGGGTCATTTTGCAGAAACAGGGAGAAATGCCCCTGGCTTTTGAACATGCATTGCAGGCTATGGCATTGTATAAGGAGATGAATGATCATAGTCGTATCTCACAGTGTGTGAATAATATTGGCGTAATTCTCGATAAGACTGGCTCGTACGAGAAAGCCATCAGTTTTTATGCTGCTGCTCTCAATATTATAGGTGACATGGGCGTGAATAACGAAGTGGCCCGCATCTATAAAAATCTTTCGAAGGCTTATGCAGGTTTGGAGAACTATAAAAAAGCGTTTTATTATCATGAAAAATATAAGGCTTACAGCGACTCGGTTCTCAATCTCGCCAAATCGCAACAAATTGCCGAATTGCAGACAAAATATGAGACACAGAAGAAAGAGCAGTTGATTGAATTGCAGCAGGCAAAGCTCGAAAGGGAAAAGTTTTTAGGCAATACTTTGTTGGGCCTAACCATCTCCATTCTTCTTGTTGCCGCATTGATTATTTACGCGTACGTGCAAAAACGGCTGGATAATGAGAAAATTACGCAGCAGAATACAGCGATTGCGCGGCAAAATGAAATGCTGGAAATGCAGAAAAATACGCTTGAGGAACTGAACCAAACGAAAGACAAGCTTTTCTCGGTTATTGGACACGACCTTCGCGGACCGATTGCCAATATGCGTTCCATCTTTGATATGGTTTTGGAAGATGAGTTCACCGATAGGAAAGAACTCTTCGATGTGATGAAAGTGCTGCGGGACAAAACCTGCGATACTCATAATTTGCTGGAAAACCTGTTGTATTGGTCACGGTCACAACAAGGCCGAATTACGCCCAATCAAGGTGTGGTTGACTTAACCGGGTTGGTTGAAGAATCGCTGGACCTGATTAAAGCAGATGCGAAAGTAAAAGGCATCGATTTGGAGATCAATATGGGAGAAGCCGTACTTTCCTATTGCGATGCGGACATGATTGCCCTGGTTTTGAGAAACTTGCTTAGTAATGCCATTAAATTTACGCCTTCCGGCGGACGCATTGTGCTGAAGATTGAACAGGGTAATAAGCATATTAAAGTGTCAGTCAGCGATACTGGTATCGGCATTCCGAAAGAAAATATTCCCAGGTTATTTGATAAGAGCACTTATTTCACCACATACGGAACAAATAATGAAAAGGGATCTGGCCTGGGATTGAATCTGTGCAGCGAATTTGTGGGTGCCAACAATGGAAGTATTTGGGTTGATAGTCAGTTGGGAAAGGGTTCGGAATTCTATTTTACCTTACCATTGGCTGGTTCTCGGCAACTTGCAGACAAACAATTATCAGGCGCTTGA
- a CDS encoding serine hydrolase, translating into MNCMNVLLFALLLLTSCSKDDNPAPTHPDTSMYFPANSGTEWETTPVSELGWNQNAIQPLKDFLVQKNTKSFMILVNGRIVLEEYFNGHTVNTDWEWNSAGKTLVATTTGIAQQESLLNINNKASDYLGTEWTNMPLEKENRIKVRNLLTMTSGIDDTKQYVIKSNLTYVADAGTRWAYGNVFQKLTDIVAETSSKDFETYFNEKLKNKIGMDGYWNFGIIFTIYYSTTRSMARFGILALNKGKWNNEQIINETFFNESISTSQNINPSYGYLWWLNGKTKFMIPGEQTVYPGFLVPNAPADMYAAMGANDQRIYVIPGKKMVIVRMGNAADPNNPNFAVSGFDNELWAKINAVIN; encoded by the coding sequence ATGAATTGTATGAACGTATTGTTATTTGCATTACTATTATTGACAAGTTGCAGTAAAGATGACAACCCGGCACCGACCCATCCAGATACTTCTATGTATTTTCCTGCAAATTCAGGCACAGAATGGGAAACAACGCCTGTTTCGGAATTAGGTTGGAATCAAAATGCCATTCAGCCTTTAAAAGATTTTCTTGTCCAAAAGAATACAAAATCATTTATGATACTCGTAAACGGCAGAATTGTTCTGGAAGAATATTTTAATGGACACACGGTAAACACAGACTGGGAGTGGAACAGTGCAGGTAAAACTTTGGTAGCTACAACAACGGGAATTGCTCAACAGGAAAGTTTATTGAATATAAACAATAAAGCATCCGATTATTTGGGAACGGAATGGACGAATATGCCATTGGAAAAAGAGAATCGGATAAAAGTAAGGAATTTGCTGACAATGACCTCTGGCATTGACGACACAAAACAATATGTGATAAAATCTAATCTCACTTATGTTGCCGATGCAGGAACGAGATGGGCTTACGGCAATGTTTTCCAAAAACTAACAGACATAGTTGCCGAAACGAGCAGTAAAGATTTTGAAACTTACTTCAACGAAAAACTGAAAAACAAAATCGGAATGGATGGCTATTGGAATTTCGGGATAATTTTTACCATATACTATAGCACGACAAGAAGTATGGCAAGATTTGGAATATTAGCACTTAACAAAGGAAAATGGAATAACGAACAGATTATCAATGAAACCTTTTTTAATGAAAGCATTTCAACATCTCAAAATATCAATCCTTCTTATGGATATTTATGGTGGTTAAATGGAAAAACAAAGTTTATGATACCGGGTGAGCAAACCGTTTACCCTGGATTTTTAGTTCCCAATGCACCAGCAGATATGTACGCAGCCATGGGTGCAAACGACCAGCGGATTTATGTTATACCAGGCAAAAAAATGGTCATCGTAAGAATGGGAAATGCCGCTGACCCAAACAACCCCAATTTTGCTGTTTCAGGTTTTGACAATGAACTTTGGGCAAAAATCAATGCAGTGATAAACTAA
- a CDS encoding PaaI family thioesterase, translating to MKKIINPYAKDTSGEYHCFGCSPSNPIGLNMHFHEVKEGEVISKWIPEKKYEGYLNVLHGGIQATMLDEISGWVVYTQCGTAGVTASMEVKYQQPVLIDKGEITLKAKLVDQNRRLATIHAQIINHEGKVASEGNIRYFLFPVEKAMESMNYPGKEAFFEEK from the coding sequence ATGAAAAAGATTATCAATCCTTACGCAAAAGATACCTCCGGTGAATACCATTGTTTTGGTTGCTCTCCCAGCAATCCGATTGGCTTAAATATGCATTTTCATGAAGTGAAAGAGGGTGAAGTAATTTCGAAATGGATTCCTGAAAAGAAATATGAGGGATACCTGAATGTATTGCATGGAGGAATTCAGGCAACGATGCTGGATGAAATCTCCGGTTGGGTGGTGTATACACAATGTGGAACGGCCGGTGTCACCGCATCGATGGAAGTGAAATATCAGCAACCGGTACTGATTGATAAGGGCGAAATCACCTTGAAAGCAAAGTTGGTTGATCAGAACCGGCGGTTAGCCACCATTCATGCACAAATTATCAATCACGAAGGAAAAGTAGCCAGTGAAGGTAATATCCGGTATTTCCTGTTTCCCGTTGAAAAAGCAATGGAATCGATGAATTATCCCGGGAAGGAAGCTTTCTTCGAGGAAAAGTAG